One part of the Arabidopsis thaliana chromosome 1 sequence genome encodes these proteins:
- a CDS encoding outer envelope pore 24B-like protein (unknown protein; FUNCTIONS IN: molecular_function unknown; INVOLVED IN: biological_process unknown; LOCATED IN: cellular_component unknown; EXPRESSED IN: 24 plant structures; EXPRESSED DURING: 13 growth stages; BEST Arabidopsis thaliana protein match is: unknown protein (TAIR:AT5G42960.1); Has 60 Blast hits to 60 proteins in 18 species: Archae - 0; Bacteria - 0; Metazoa - 0; Fungi - 0; Plants - 60; Viruses - 0; Other Eukaryotes - 0 (source: NCBI BLink).): MMKASFKGKFDVDKSGSVASLTFNAGNAKLRATMTDASFVAGPSFNGLSLAVEKPGFFIIDYNVPKKDVRFQFMNTIRIAEKPLNLTYIHMRGDNRTIVDGSFVIDPANKLSANYMATYQTSSKMLGLEWSNNSKSTGSFKVCASMNLAEELKPPKLTAETTWNLEL, encoded by the exons GGAAAGTTCGATGTCGACAAGAGCGGTAGCGTTGCTTCGCTTACCTTCAACGCCGGCAATGCTAAGCTACGAGCCACCATGACTGATGCTTCCTTCGTCGCCGGTCCTAGCTTTAATGGTCTCTCTCTCGCCGTTGAGAAGCCTGGCTTCTTCATCATCGACTACAACGTCCCTAAAAAG GATGTTAGGTTTCAGTTTATGAACACTATCAGAATTGCAGAGAAGCCTTTGAATCTGACTTACATTCATATGAGAGGAGATAACCGGACGATTGTTGACGGGAGTTTTGTGATTGATCCAGCAAACAAGTTGTCTGCTAATTACATG GCAACTTATCAGACTTCTAGTAAGATGCTTGGTTTGGAATGGTCGAACAACTCTAAATCAACTGGATCTTTCAAG GTATGTGCATCAATGAATCTAGCTGAGGAATTGAAGCCGCCAAAACTGACCGCAGAAACTACATGGAACCTGGAACTTTAG
- a CDS encoding outer envelope pore 24B-like protein (unknown protein; BEST Arabidopsis thaliana protein match is: unknown protein (TAIR:AT5G42960.1); Has 62 Blast hits to 62 proteins in 18 species: Archae - 0; Bacteria - 0; Metazoa - 0; Fungi - 0; Plants - 62; Viruses - 0; Other Eukaryotes - 0 (source: NCBI BLink).) has translation MMKASFKGKFDVDKSGSVASLTFNAGNAKLRATMTDASFVAGPSFNGLSLAVEKPGFFIIDYNVPKKDVRFQFMNTIRIAEKPLNLTYIHMRGDNRTIVDGSFVIDPANKLSANYMVGTKNCKLKYTYVHGGIATFEPCYDVAKNMWDFAISHKLYGGDNLKATYQTSSKMLGLEWSNNSKSTGSFKVCASMNLAEELKPPKLTAETTWNLEL, from the exons GGAAAGTTCGATGTCGACAAGAGCGGTAGCGTTGCTTCGCTTACCTTCAACGCCGGCAATGCTAAGCTACGAGCCACCATGACTGATGCTTCCTTCGTCGCCGGTCCTAGCTTTAATGGTCTCTCTCTCGCCGTTGAGAAGCCTGGCTTCTTCATCATCGACTACAACGTCCCTAAAAAG GATGTTAGGTTTCAGTTTATGAACACTATCAGAATTGCAGAGAAGCCTTTGAATCTGACTTACATTCATATGAGAGGAGATAACCGGACGATTGTTGACGGGAGTTTTGTGATTGATCCAGCAAACAAGTTGTCTGCTAATTACATGGTGGGTACAAAGAATTGTAAGCTGAAGTATACTTATGTTCATGGAGGGATAGCTACATTTGAGCCTTGTTATGACGTGGCTAAGAATATGTGGGACTTTGCGATTTCTCATAAACTTTATGGTGGTGATAATCTCAAGGCAACTTATCAGACTTCTAGTAAGATGCTTGGTTTGGAATGGTCGAACAACTCTAAATCAACTGGATCTTTCAAG GTATGTGCATCAATGAATCTAGCTGAGGAATTGAAGCCGCCAAAACTGACCGCAGAAACTACATGGAACCTGGAACTTTAG